The Paraburkholderia caffeinilytica genome segment CCGAACCGGGCGCGCTCGCTGATTTTCAGCTTCTGTGCGGCGAACCCCGCGCAGTTCCATGCCGAAGACGGTTCCGGCTATGCGTTCTGGGCCGACCAGGTGATCGCGCTCGATGCCATCAATCCGCAAGTGGCCGCCCGCCTCGCCCGCTCGCTGGAACTATGGCGCCGCTTTACACCGACGCTGCGTGACGGTATGCGCGCGGCGCTGGAGAAAGTCGCGTCGCAGGTGAAATCGCGCGACGTGCGCGAGATCGTGGAGAAAGCGTTGGCGTGACGTTCGTCTGAAGGCGCTTCCTGCATCGAAAAGCCGGCACGTGCTGCCGGCTTTTTTTCGTCCTGGATTTCGCCATGGGCAGTGTGTGCGCCTCAACGTTAGCCATCTGGACGACTGTTCGTATCGGCTCGGCAGGGTGAAAGTAAACGCATTCATTTAACGGTTTACGTTTAACGCAATGCGTTATATCATCCCATGATCACGACATTCGGCGACAAGGCTACCGCGGCAATCTTTCAGGGCAAGTTCGTGCATTCACTGCCGCTTCACATGCAGGCGCTCGCACGCCGTAAGCTGCTCATGATCGATGCAGCCGCGTCCATCCGCAACCTGCATGCGCCACCGGGCAACCGGCTCGAAGCCTTGCAGGGCCGGCGCAGCGGGCAGTGGAGCATTCGCGTCAACGCGCAGTGGCGCATCTGTTTTTATTTTGTCGACGGGGAGGCGTTGAATGTCGAAATTGTCGACTATCACTGATTATTGGGAGACCGGCATGGTCATCAAACGCTCCGATCTGGGCAGCATCGATTTCTCCGACATCGCCACCGGCGACAGCATCCCGGAAATCCATCCCGGCGAGATTCTGCGGTGCGAGTTCCTCGAGCCGCTCGGTATGTCCGTCAATGCGCTCGCACTTGCGTTGCGCGTACCGGCACCGCGCATCAATGACATCGTGCGCGGCAAACGCGCCATCTCGGCTGACACCGCGCTGCGGCTCGAACGCTATTTCGGCGCGAGCGCGCAATTCTGGTTGAATCTGCAAATCGCCTATGATCTGCGCGTCGCCACCGCGGCGGCCGGCGAACAGATCGAACGCGAGATCGAGCCGATGCCCAAGGCGAACCGCCCCAAAATGCCGAAGATCCCGGCCGAACACGCCCGTGCCGCGGCGCTTGCCACCCACCTGGCCGGCCATGTCACGGCCATCAAGGCTCGCCGCAAAGCCTGAGTTTCACGGGCCTTTGCAGCGCTCAGCAACACGAACGCACGCCCTCGCATCTCAAAAGCACGGAACCGACACAGCGAGCGGTTAAAATCGAGACATTCCCCAAGCCTTCCCGGAGTACAGCAATGGCTTTGCAACGTCGTACCACTCTCACGAAGTACCTGATCGAGCAGCAGCGCGAAACCAACAACCTGCCAGCCGACCTGCGCCTTTTGATCGAAGTCGTCGCGCGCGCGTGCAAGGCGATCAGCTACCACGTCAGCAAGGGCGCGCTGGGCGACGCGCTCGGCACGGCGGGCAGCGAGAATGTCCAGGGCGAAGTGCAGAAGAAGCTCGACATCCTGTCGAACGAAATCCTGCTCGAAGCGAATGAATGGGGCGGCAACCTGGCGGGCATGGCGTCCGAGGAAATGGAGCAGTTCTTCCCGATCCCGGCCAACTACCCGAAGGGTGAATACCTGCTGGTGTTCGATCCGCTCGACGGCTCGTCGAACATCGACGTCAACGTGTCGATCGGCACGATCTTCTCGGTGCTGCGCTGCCCGGACGGCCAGCAACCCACCGAGCAGTCGTTCCTGCAACCCGGCACGCAGCAGGTCGCGGCAGGTTATGCGGTATACGGCCCGCAAACCGTGCTGGCGCTGACCACCGGCAACGGCGTGAA includes the following:
- a CDS encoding type II toxin-antitoxin system RelE/ParE family toxin codes for the protein MITTFGDKATAAIFQGKFVHSLPLHMQALARRKLLMIDAAASIRNLHAPPGNRLEALQGRRSGQWSIRVNAQWRICFYFVDGEALNVEIVDYH
- a CDS encoding HigA family addiction module antitoxin, yielding MVIKRSDLGSIDFSDIATGDSIPEIHPGEILRCEFLEPLGMSVNALALALRVPAPRINDIVRGKRAISADTALRLERYFGASAQFWLNLQIAYDLRVATAAAGEQIEREIEPMPKANRPKMPKIPAEHARAAALATHLAGHVTAIKARRKA
- a CDS encoding class 1 fructose-bisphosphatase, translated to MALQRRTTLTKYLIEQQRETNNLPADLRLLIEVVARACKAISYHVSKGALGDALGTAGSENVQGEVQKKLDILSNEILLEANEWGGNLAGMASEEMEQFFPIPANYPKGEYLLVFDPLDGSSNIDVNVSIGTIFSVLRCPDGQQPTEQSFLQPGTQQVAAGYAVYGPQTVLALTTGNGVNCFTLDRELGSWVLTQSDMRIPVETREYAINASNERHWYPPVEQYIGELKAGKDGSRQSDFNMRWIASMVADVHRILNRGGIFMYPADKRTPDKPGKLRLMYEANPMAFIVEQAGGAATNGEKRILDIQPKSLHERVAVFLGSKNEVDRVTRYHLEAKK